The following nucleotide sequence is from Aspergillus luchuensis IFO 4308 DNA, chromosome 1, nearly complete sequence.
TTTCtctaattttcttaatacaATGCTACCAATGCACTCACACAAGCAAAGCACCCGAATCCGAGCTCACAATCCGTCCAGTGACGTTCACATCCTTCATCAAATATATGTAAGCCTCTGCCACTTCTTCCGGTAGACCGACCCTTCCCGTCGGATTCTTCGCTGCGGCAAGTTGGCATAGACCTTCTTGCTCCTCTTCATTCATCAGATCGTTCCATAGCGGAGTTTTCACCAGTCCAGGACTCACAGCGTTCACACGTATCGGCTTCAAATCAACCGCCAGATTACGTGCAACACTGCAAGTACCACCCAAGTATCCAGCTACCGCGGACCAATTGGCCATCGGGCGTTCCCAATTGGTTCCCGTCGTCAAGGTAATTGATGACTCGGGACCCGGGGAGAGATATCGAGAGCCAATTTTAGCAACGAGTACGGCCGCGAAAAAGCGCACTTGACCGGCAGCGATGAGCTTCTCCCGAGTAATTTCCTGCACGGGCATGATGGCTGGCGCATCGGTGGCGGTGAAGACAATGTGGTCAACTTGGTTGGTCTTTTGGAAGAGCGCCTCGAGGTCTTCTTCGACAGTGTCTTTGGACAGATCGCAAACGTGTCCTTGGATCTGGGCACTTGGAAATTCCGACTTGAGATCTTGGATGGTGGATTCAATGCGTTTgcttgaggatgaagacacGGTGACTCTGGCTGATGCGGCTAGTGATAGTTTGGCCACTCCCAGGCCTATGCCGGAGGTGCCTCCGAAAATCAGGACATGCTTGCCCGCGAGTTTGTTGTAATTGTAGCTGCTGGAGGACATCTTGTCTGGTTGGGGAGTTTCGAAGATGGGAACAACGAGTTTTGGTCTATGGGAAAACTCATTTTATATCCATCGCAGTACAGCTCATGATGTCAAATATTAGTGTGTGTCCACTTAAGTCCGCTTAAGTCCGCGTCAGCAGGTGTGGGGGAAACTGTTTCCGGATGGATTGCATCCCCACACGCCCAGTCTCCGATCATTATCTCCTTTGCTTTAGGGTTAGCAGAGGTAAGCAGGAGATCACATAGCTACAATTATATTAGAGTGAGAACTGGTGAAGGACTTGGCAGACATAAGTCAGTGGAAATACACTCTAGGTATGAATACTTTgttctggtgctgctggtgggcGTTTATTCAGCGGTAATTTAGTCGAGTTCTCCACTAGCAAATAACTCGGTCGAATCATCCTGCAACTAAGAATTGATACTACacctattttatataatattgaaGTACTCTCTTATAACAGTCAGATGAGATTGTATTCCTGAGGTTTTAAACTTGCAAGCATTCAGAGAAAGCCGATTACTAACTCATCGATTATTGAGTGTCCTTGGAGTCTTTATTTAGTTAAAGATAAATGTTAGTTTTTTCTCACAAACTTAGTACTTATATAGACAATCTTATTGAGTATTAGGATTCAATTTGTATGAATCTAACGTGAGTGTTCACGTACCTATTCCCTTTAGTAATACCAGAGCGGGCAAGAGGCAACCTGTCAGATAAATCATAATCAGAACCCCTTGAACTGAGAGTATTTTCCTTAGAACGAGAATCGAGATAGGGTAAGACTCCAGCTTCGGTCTCACTATCAAACCCGAGGGGATGCCGCCGGGCATGGGTGCCCGTGCGCCCGGTCTCCGATCATTATCTCCTTTGCTTGATGTAGATGTACCAGAGATGTGCGAAATATTCCACCTGTCAGAATATTGCTTAGCAAGAGACTCAAAGATTAGTGCTTACTTTGGATCTGGAGTAGGAATCAAGCAATGCCCAGATTCGGTCTCATTGTCAAATCCGAGAATCTGAGCGCAAAAATGAGATTTGTAAGATGTTTGCATCTGAGCTTATCCATGCAAACAAGCACCCCATACAAACTAAGTAGATAGCCAATCACATGCCATAttcttctccaacaaacAGAGCAAACCAGACAAATATCAGCATGAAGAGCGGCTGATCCGTGCGAAGTCCGACATGGCCATTCAACAATGTGATCTTCAATAGACCATAAATTGGGCCAATTTCCTGCCAGAATGATGCTTCTGCCTACTTCATTATCCTCTCAATCATACAACACAACTCTGACTTGAAACCCTGACACAATGCAGTCACCCTTGGCGCAGAAGAGATTGGCCGGCTTTGACTTGGTCCAAACCAACTATAAAACAGTCGGCGATCACAACATCCGCGCCGATTTCATAATCCCCCAGTCAAACTACACCGGCAAACGGCCAGTTATCCTCCGTTTCCATGGCGGTGGTTTCGTAAGTGACCCACTCACTAGACCAGCACCATCAATACATGCGATGCTAACCCGCAGTAGCTAACCGGAGAATCGCTCTTCTTTGAATGGTTCCCCCAATACCTCTTCGACATCGCGAAACAGCACAATGCGGTGATCGTATCTCCGAACTACCGCCTCCTCCCCGAGGTTACCACCCTCGACCTTTTCGACGACATTGAGGATTTCTGGATCTGGCTGCATTCGCCTGCAGCGGCGGAACTTCTCTCATCCCAGCCTAATCCAACAGAACTCGACCTGGACCGCATTATTACTGCCGGCGAATCCGCCGGGGGCACACTCAGCATCTGTCACGCCCTAGCGCACCCAGAGGAGATCCGGGCTGCAACAGCAAGCTTTCCTGGCTTCCTCGGTGCTCCTGTCGAGGATGTTTCCGTACGGAAGGACCCACCTCGTTTGAGCGGTCTGTCTCTGGAAGAGGCAAACcgtgttgttgatgaagcGATCAGAAATGGTGAAAAGGGAGTAGTCCAATCATCGATTACGCCGCCTGAGCGATTGCCTTTAATGCTTGCCATTATTGAGGTTGCACGCCTCTATGAACTTTACGAACGTGGAACTGAGAAAGACCCCCGTCGGCCATTGCGGCACCCTATGGAACGGCTGGATGAGCCGGACGTCAAAATCCCCCGTGGAGGTATCTCTATCCGACATGGCCTGGAAGATGACATCTTGCCTCCGGAGGTTAGTCAAGCCTTCGTGGACAAGGCAAGGAaagtgatggatgggaagcCGGGAGGGGATAAGATTGTTTTGGCACTGCGGCCGGGGGGTCATGGCTTTGAAAGCGAGACTACAGGAGATGAGGAGTGGTTGCAGGAGAACCTGCGGTTTGCTATCGAGGCGTGGCTGGAATAGATTACTTGACATGGTGTATGTATCACGGCACGACCATTCCAGAAGCCTTTATGTCGGACTCAGCCAGAACATCTCTCTTTTGTTGATAGATCATGTTGATAGATC
It contains:
- a CDS encoding uncharacterized protein (COG:Q;~EggNog:ENOG410PNWA;~InterPro:IPR036291,IPR002347;~PFAM:PF00106,PF13561;~go_process: GO:0055114 - oxidation-reduction process [Evidence IEA]), with translation MSSSSYNYNKLAGKHVLIFGGTSGIGLGVAKLSLAASARVTVSSSSSKRIESTIQDLKSEFPSAQIQGHVCDLSKDTVEEDLEALFQKTNQVDHIVFTATDAPAIMPVQEITREKLIAAGQVRFFAAVLVAKIGSRYLSPGPESSITLTTGTNWERPMANWSAVAGYLGGTCSVARNLAVDLKPIRVNAVSPGLVKTPLWNDLMNEEEQEGLCQLAAAKNPTGRVGLPEEVAEAYIYLMKDVNVTGRIVSSDSGALLV
- a CDS encoding uncharacterized protein (COG:I;~EggNog:ENOG410PPX0;~InterPro:IPR029058,IPR013094;~MEROPS:MER0043003;~PFAM:PF07859;~go_function: GO:0016787 - hydrolase activity [Evidence IEA]) — translated: MQSPLAQKRLAGFDLVQTNYKTVGDHNIRADFIIPQSNYTGKRPVILRFHGGGFLTGESLFFEWFPQYLFDIAKQHNAVIVSPNYRLLPEVTTLDLFDDIEDFWIWLHSPAAAELLSSQPNPTELDLDRIITAGESAGGTLSICHALAHPEEIRAATASFPGFLGAPVEDVSVRKDPPRLSGLSLEEANRVVDEAIRNGEKGVVQSSITPPERLPLMLAIIEVARLYELYERGTEKDPRRPLRHPMERLDEPDVKIPRGGISIRHGLEDDILPPEVSQAFVDKARKVMDGKPGGDKIVLALRPGGHGFESETTGDEEWLQENLRFAIEAWLE